In one window of Pseudomonas putida DNA:
- a CDS encoding phosphoethanolamine transferase, which produces MLKIKSLRTEWVTLLASLYLLIGLNLFLWEHLETILPPGMVGLWLGLAFAVLMLFAFNLILTLLAFKYVLKPVLIVLFMSGAGVAYFMNQYGVLIDAGMFRNVAETNIEEVRDLLSLKFALYMLGLGVVPSLLLWKARIAYRPWHRELLGKLIVSGACVAALGSIGLVNYQGLSSLFRNHHELHLMLTPSNIVGASFSYASEKLGSAAKPFQKYGEDAHRDAAWQKHERKSLTVLVVGESARAENFGVLGYGRDTTPRLSKEAGLLGFTDVHSCGTETAVSVPCMFSGMARKDYDPSLASRREGLLDILGRVGIEVQWRDNQSGCKGTCDRFNYVNLTSAKDPVLCADGECHDQILLQNLDALLDSLDKDTVLVLHQMGSHGPDYYKRYPAGFEHFTPVCRSNALNQCSQQDIVNSYDNTLVYTDEVLASLIDTLRKHQDKVDTAMIYLSDHGESLGEYNLFLHGTPYMLAPDQQKHIPLLAWFSDSYRQDFAVDTDCLSKMRDTPLSQDNLFHSMLGLLQVRTEVYQQSLDMFAGCRPWLTARN; this is translated from the coding sequence ATGTTGAAAATCAAATCACTGCGGACCGAGTGGGTCACGCTGCTGGCCAGCCTTTACCTGTTGATCGGCCTCAATCTGTTCCTCTGGGAGCATCTGGAGACCATCCTACCCCCCGGCATGGTTGGGCTGTGGCTAGGCCTGGCGTTTGCCGTACTGATGTTATTCGCCTTCAACCTGATATTGACGTTGTTGGCCTTCAAGTATGTATTGAAACCGGTATTGATTGTGCTGTTCATGAGTGGCGCCGGTGTCGCCTACTTCATGAATCAATATGGCGTACTTATTGATGCCGGCATGTTCCGCAATGTCGCCGAAACCAACATCGAAGAAGTGCGTGACTTGCTGTCGTTGAAGTTCGCACTTTATATGCTGGGGTTGGGCGTCGTGCCGTCGTTGTTGCTCTGGAAGGCACGCATTGCCTACCGCCCCTGGCACCGCGAGCTGCTGGGCAAGCTCATCGTCAGCGGCGCCTGCGTCGCAGCCCTGGGCTCGATCGGGCTGGTCAATTACCAGGGCCTGTCGTCGCTGTTTCGCAATCACCACGAACTGCACTTGATGCTCACCCCGAGCAATATCGTCGGGGCGTCGTTCAGCTATGCCAGCGAAAAGCTCGGCAGCGCTGCCAAACCCTTCCAGAAATACGGCGAAGATGCCCATCGCGATGCCGCCTGGCAGAAGCACGAGCGCAAGTCGCTGACCGTGCTGGTGGTGGGTGAAAGTGCCCGCGCCGAGAACTTCGGTGTGCTGGGTTATGGCCGCGATACCACGCCACGCCTGTCGAAGGAGGCTGGCCTGCTGGGCTTTACCGATGTGCATTCGTGTGGGACCGAGACGGCCGTGTCGGTGCCTTGCATGTTCTCCGGCATGGCACGCAAGGACTACGACCCGAGCCTGGCCAGCCGCCGCGAGGGCCTGCTCGATATCCTCGGGCGTGTCGGCATCGAGGTGCAGTGGCGCGATAACCAGTCAGGCTGCAAAGGCACCTGCGATCGATTCAACTACGTCAACCTCACCAGCGCCAAGGACCCGGTCCTGTGCGCCGATGGCGAGTGCCACGACCAGATCCTGCTGCAGAACCTCGATGCGCTGCTCGACAGCCTCGACAAGGATACCGTGCTGGTGCTGCACCAGATGGGCAGCCATGGCCCTGACTACTACAAGCGTTACCCGGCAGGCTTCGAGCACTTCACTCCGGTGTGCCGCAGCAACGCCCTGAACCAGTGCAGCCAGCAGGACATCGTCAACAGCTACGACAACACGCTGGTCTACACCGACGAGGTGCTGGCGTCGCTGATCGACACCCTGCGCAAGCACCAGGACAAGGTCGACACCGCCATGATCTACCTCTCCGACCATGGCGAGTCGCTGGGCGAATACAACCTGTTCCTGCATGGCACCCCTTACATGCTCGCCCCTGACCAGCAGAAACACATCCCGCTGCTGGCCTGGTTCTCCGACAGCTACCGCCAGGACTTCGCCGTCGATACCGACTGCCTGTCGAAGATGCGTGACACGCCGCTGAGCCAGGACAACCTGTTCCACTCGATGCTCGGCCTGCTGCAGGTGCGCACCGAGGTGTACCAGCAGTCGCTGGACATGTTTGCGGGGTGTCGCCCCTGGCTGACGGCCAGGAACTGA
- the rnd gene encoding ribonuclease D: protein MAIEIHWIRDDQTLAELCRKWRTLPFVAVDTEFMRVDTFYPKAGLVQVGDGQSAYLIDPLLIREWQPLGELLEDSGVVKVLHACSEDLEVLLRLTGKLPQPLFDTQLAAGYLNIGFSMGYSRLVQDVLGIELPKGETRSDWLQRPLSETQVSYAAEDAVHLAELFTALRPRLSDDKYAWVLEDGAELVAQMRREVEPETLYRDVKLAWKLGPQQLAVLRELCAWREREARSRDVPRSRILKEHSLWPMAKGQPDSLSALAKIEEMHPRTIRQDGETLLKLIKNAASQPAEQWPAVLPEPLPIEAAGILKRLRAIGQAEGERLQIAPELMLRKKALEALLKSGYPNGPYQLPDSLRGWRRERMGQALLDDLAGAGETR, encoded by the coding sequence GTGGCCATCGAAATACACTGGATCCGTGACGACCAGACCCTGGCCGAACTCTGCCGGAAGTGGCGTACGCTGCCGTTCGTGGCCGTCGACACCGAATTCATGCGGGTCGATACCTTTTATCCCAAGGCTGGCCTGGTGCAGGTCGGCGATGGCCAAAGCGCCTACCTGATCGACCCCCTGCTGATCCGTGAATGGCAGCCGCTGGGCGAATTGCTCGAAGACAGCGGCGTGGTCAAGGTACTGCACGCCTGCAGCGAAGACCTCGAAGTCCTGCTGCGCCTGACCGGCAAGCTGCCGCAGCCGCTGTTCGACACGCAGTTGGCCGCAGGCTACCTGAATATCGGTTTCTCGATGGGCTATTCGCGCCTGGTCCAGGACGTGCTGGGCATCGAGTTGCCCAAGGGCGAGACGCGCTCCGACTGGTTGCAGCGTCCGCTGTCCGAAACCCAGGTCAGCTACGCCGCCGAAGATGCCGTGCACCTGGCCGAGCTGTTCACCGCCCTGCGTCCGCGCCTGTCGGATGACAAGTACGCCTGGGTGCTGGAGGACGGCGCCGAGCTGGTGGCGCAAATGCGCCGTGAAGTCGAGCCCGAAACCCTTTACCGCGACGTCAAGCTGGCCTGGAAACTCGGCCCGCAGCAGTTGGCGGTGCTGCGCGAACTGTGCGCCTGGCGCGAGCGTGAAGCGCGCAGCCGCGATGTACCGCGCAGCCGGATCCTCAAGGAGCACTCGCTGTGGCCCATGGCCAAGGGGCAGCCCGACAGCCTGTCGGCGCTGGCCAAGATCGAGGAGATGCACCCGCGCACCATCCGCCAGGACGGCGAAACGCTGCTCAAGCTGATCAAGAACGCCGCCAGCCAGCCTGCCGAGCAATGGCCCGCGGTGCTGCCCGAGCCGCTGCCGATCGAAGCCGCCGGCATTCTCAAGCGCCTGCGCGCCATCGGCCAGGCCGAAGGCGAGCGCCTGCAGATCGCCCCTGAGCTGATGCTGCGCAAGAAGGCCCTGGAAGCCCTGCTCAAGAGCGGCTACCCCAATGGCCCCTATCAATTGCCCGATTCGCTGCGCGGCTGGCGCCGTGAGCGGATGGGCCAGGCCCTGCTGGATGATCTGGCAGGCGCCGGAGAGACTCGATGA
- a CDS encoding YcgL domain-containing protein, with the protein MKRICSIYKSPRKREMYLYVLKAEGLERVPEGLLPFFGTPVHAFDLVLTPERKLAREDIVKVLENLDSQGYHLQMPPPDDDYIEHLPEELLRRNDPA; encoded by the coding sequence ATGAAACGTATCTGCTCGATCTACAAAAGCCCGCGCAAGCGCGAAATGTACCTGTATGTGCTCAAGGCCGAGGGCCTGGAGCGCGTGCCCGAGGGCCTGTTGCCGTTCTTCGGTACGCCGGTGCATGCCTTCGACCTGGTGCTGACCCCCGAGCGCAAGCTGGCCCGCGAGGACATCGTCAAGGTGTTGGAGAACCTCGACAGCCAGGGTTACCACCTGCAGATGCCGCCACCGGACGACGACTACATCGAGCATCTGCCCGAAGAGCTGCTGCGGCGCAACGATCCGGCCTGA
- a CDS encoding D-2-hydroxyacid dehydrogenase, translating into MRVLIAEQDHALYARLLGELAPDLEVLTSGDSAELSRHAPECPIWLGEPHLVASLLRQGHKPAWMQSTWAGITPLLADGLPRDYRLTRAVGIFGQVMAEYMLTYMLVHERDVLARLVSQVERRWDGRPGNSLEGRKVLIVGTGDIGQRVAEFLLPFGVTLYGVASSPREQAPFVEVAGLDALPRLVGEVDYVLNLLPDTPATHDLYDAALFQCFKPTALFINAGRGVAVVDADLVEALKSGHLAGAVIDVCRQEPLPQRHPFWTAWGLLLTGHSSAPTSPVAMVRLFVENVRAYAAGQGLRGEVDFSRGY; encoded by the coding sequence ATGCGCGTTCTGATCGCTGAACAGGATCATGCCCTTTACGCTCGCCTGCTGGGCGAGCTGGCACCGGACCTGGAGGTCCTGACCAGTGGCGATTCCGCCGAATTGTCGCGCCACGCCCCTGAATGCCCGATCTGGCTGGGCGAGCCGCACCTGGTCGCCAGCCTGCTGCGCCAGGGCCACAAGCCGGCCTGGATGCAGTCCACCTGGGCGGGTATCACGCCGCTGCTGGCCGACGGCCTGCCGCGTGACTATCGCCTGACCCGTGCGGTGGGCATCTTCGGCCAGGTCATGGCCGAGTACATGCTGACCTACATGCTGGTCCACGAGCGCGATGTGCTGGCGCGCCTGGTCAGCCAGGTCGAGCGGCGCTGGGACGGCCGCCCGGGCAACAGCCTGGAAGGGCGCAAGGTGCTGATCGTCGGCACCGGCGACATCGGCCAGCGGGTGGCCGAGTTCCTGCTGCCGTTTGGCGTGACCCTGTATGGCGTGGCCAGCAGCCCGCGCGAGCAGGCGCCGTTCGTCGAAGTGGCGGGGCTGGATGCGTTGCCGCGGCTGGTCGGTGAGGTCGATTACGTGCTCAACCTGCTGCCGGATACCCCGGCCACCCATGACCTGTACGATGCCGCGCTGTTCCAGTGCTTCAAGCCGACCGCGCTGTTCATCAACGCCGGGCGTGGTGTGGCGGTGGTCGATGCCGACCTGGTCGAGGCACTCAAGAGCGGGCACTTGGCGGGTGCCGTGATCGATGTCTGCCGCCAGGAGCCGTTGCCCCAGCGCCATCCGTTCTGGACCGCCTGGGGGCTGCTGCTGACCGGGCACAGTTCGGCGCCTACCTCGCCGGTGGCGATGGTGCGCTTGTTCGTCGAAAACGTCCGGGCGTATGCGGCGGGGCAGGGGTTGCGCGGGGAAGTGGATTTCTCGCGCGGGTATTGA
- a CDS encoding nitroreductase family protein — MSANPRIADYAINEQFINRWSPRAFNAEPISEETLLSFLEAARWAPSAYNSQPWRFLYARRDTPNWERFLEFLVPFNRSWAQQASALVLILSKTTFTAPGASEETPALWHTFDTGSAWGHLALQASISGWHTHGMAGFDQELARKELKIPEGYVLHAMVAIGKLGDKASLIEALQAREVPSPRRPLSELAAEGDFSL; from the coding sequence ATGAGCGCCAATCCCCGCATCGCCGACTATGCCATCAACGAGCAGTTCATCAACCGCTGGTCGCCCCGTGCGTTCAACGCAGAGCCGATCAGCGAAGAAACCCTGCTGAGCTTCCTCGAAGCCGCGCGCTGGGCGCCGTCGGCCTATAATTCGCAGCCCTGGCGCTTCCTCTATGCCCGCCGCGACACGCCGAACTGGGAGCGCTTCCTGGAGTTTCTGGTGCCGTTCAACCGCAGCTGGGCACAGCAGGCCTCGGCGCTGGTGCTGATCCTCTCCAAGACCACCTTCACCGCCCCGGGTGCCAGCGAAGAAACGCCTGCCCTGTGGCACACCTTCGATACAGGTTCGGCCTGGGGGCACCTGGCGCTGCAGGCGAGCATCAGCGGCTGGCACACCCATGGCATGGCCGGGTTCGACCAGGAGCTGGCGCGCAAGGAACTGAAGATCCCCGAAGGTTATGTACTGCACGCGATGGTGGCGATCGGCAAGCTGGGCGACAAAGCCAGCCTGATCGAAGCACTGCAGGCCCGTGAAGTGCCGAGCCCGCGTCGACCGCTGAGCGAGTTGGCGGCCGAGGGTGATTTCAGTCTCTAA
- a CDS encoding YcgN family cysteine cluster protein, with protein MIADPAPFWRRKTLDQLDPQEWESLCDGCGLCCLQKLEDEDDNSIYYTRIACKLLDMNTCQCSDYPNRFEQVPDCIQLTPGKADQFKWLPTTCGYRLVSEGKDLPAWHHLVCGDREQVHEQRISQSGRMLSENDVDEDDWEDHLIFRAG; from the coding sequence ATGATCGCCGACCCCGCGCCCTTCTGGCGGCGCAAGACCCTCGACCAGCTCGATCCGCAGGAATGGGAGTCGCTCTGCGACGGCTGCGGGCTATGCTGCCTGCAAAAGCTCGAAGACGAGGATGACAACAGCATCTATTACACGCGTATCGCCTGCAAACTGCTGGACATGAACACCTGCCAGTGCAGCGACTACCCCAACCGCTTCGAGCAGGTGCCCGACTGCATCCAGCTCACGCCAGGCAAGGCCGACCAGTTCAAATGGCTGCCGACCACCTGTGGCTATCGCCTGGTCAGTGAGGGCAAGGACCTGCCGGCCTGGCACCACTTGGTCTGCGGCGACCGTGAGCAGGTCCATGAGCAGCGCATTTCCCAGTCCGGGCGGATGCTCAGCGAGAACGATGTCGACGAAGACGACTGGGAAGACCACCTGATATTTCGCGCCGGCTGA
- a CDS encoding YgaP family membrane protein, with amino-acid sequence MLDIHSASDRHDHNVQGWERVSSLAGGALMISKGMRHGGLIGLLQVAVGGMALARGIKGHCATKAWFHKHRAEYHRLHADIERGAAELKALKASAEAATRTVTVTGKDPLAGV; translated from the coding sequence ATGCTCGATATCCATTCGGCGTCAGACAGGCATGACCACAACGTCCAGGGCTGGGAGCGCGTCAGCTCACTGGCAGGCGGTGCCCTGATGATCAGCAAAGGGATGCGCCACGGCGGGCTGATCGGCTTGTTGCAGGTAGCGGTGGGCGGCATGGCGCTGGCCCGCGGCATCAAGGGCCATTGCGCGACCAAGGCCTGGTTCCACAAGCATCGCGCGGAGTACCACCGGTTGCATGCCGATATCGAACGCGGGGCAGCTGAGTTGAAGGCACTCAAGGCCAGCGCCGAGGCGGCGACCCGCACGGTGACGGTGACCGGTAAGGATCCGTTGGCTGGGGTCTGA
- a CDS encoding RNA methyltransferase → MANKRYSCIGLFNPKSAENVGSVMRAAGCYGVNSVFYTGKRYERARDFVTDTKRVHYDIPLIGIDDLQRIIPLGCTPVAVELVDGARPLPEYTHPDRAIYIFGPEDGSLDESVRAWCEETIYIPTQGCMNLAATVNVVLYDRLAKGLNTRSGPKFK, encoded by the coding sequence GTGGCGAACAAACGGTACAGCTGCATCGGCCTGTTCAACCCAAAATCCGCTGAAAACGTAGGCTCGGTGATGCGTGCGGCGGGCTGCTACGGCGTCAACTCGGTGTTCTACACCGGCAAACGCTACGAGCGCGCCCGCGACTTCGTCACCGACACCAAGCGGGTGCACTACGACATCCCGCTGATCGGCATCGACGACCTGCAGCGCATCATCCCGCTGGGCTGTACGCCAGTGGCAGTGGAGCTGGTCGACGGCGCACGGCCGCTGCCCGAATACACCCATCCGGACCGGGCGATCTACATCTTCGGCCCGGAGGACGGCAGCCTCGACGAAAGCGTGCGCGCCTGGTGCGAAGAAACCATCTACATCCCCACCCAGGGCTGCATGAACCTGGCCGCGACGGTCAACGTGGTGCTGTATGACCGGCTGGCCAAGGGCTTGAATACTCGCTCCGGGCCCAAGTTCAAGTAA
- a CDS encoding YajD family HNH nuclease: MSSPSNSAATARLDRILADAKRDKEMGYRDKALKMYPHVCGRCAREFSGKRLSELTVHHRDHNHDNNPQDGSNWELLCLYCHDNEHSRYTDQQYFGEGSLSTPKTNVATHNPFAGLAALMKKD, from the coding sequence ATGAGCTCGCCCTCCAACTCCGCCGCCACCGCCCGCCTCGACCGCATCCTCGCCGACGCCAAGCGCGACAAGGAAATGGGCTACCGCGACAAGGCACTGAAGATGTATCCGCACGTCTGCGGGCGCTGCGCCCGCGAGTTCTCCGGCAAGCGCCTGTCGGAACTGACCGTGCACCACCGCGACCACAACCACGACAACAACCCCCAGGACGGCTCCAACTGGGAGTTGCTGTGCCTGTACTGCCACGACAACGAGCATTCACGCTACACCGACCAGCAGTATTTCGGCGAAGGCTCGCTGAGCACGCCGAAAACCAATGTCGCCACGCACAACCCCTTCGCCGGCCTGGCTGCCCTGATGAAGAAGGACTGA
- a CDS encoding cyclic nucleotide-binding domain-containing protein — protein sequence MPDPSLLSAEIRDMLMDCGLFDSLQPSDFQAVAGYFAITAMTEGQTIFAEGDAGTFMCILHRGVVSVRKTDGNGQQVEIATLRKGRAFGEMAVLDGERRSASCVAASDCQLLTLGKDSLDKMLNDAPRIAARIIRALAVALSKRLRMQDGQRLSQQV from the coding sequence ATGCCCGACCCAAGCCTCCTCAGCGCCGAAATCCGCGACATGCTCATGGACTGCGGCTTGTTCGACAGCCTGCAGCCCAGCGACTTCCAGGCCGTCGCCGGTTACTTCGCCATCACAGCGATGACCGAGGGCCAGACCATCTTCGCCGAAGGCGACGCCGGCACCTTCATGTGCATCCTGCACCGCGGCGTGGTGTCGGTGCGCAAGACCGACGGCAACGGCCAGCAAGTCGAGATCGCGACCTTGCGCAAGGGCCGGGCCTTCGGCGAAATGGCCGTGCTCGACGGCGAACGGCGCTCGGCCAGTTGCGTGGCGGCCAGTGATTGCCAGTTGCTGACGCTGGGCAAGGACTCGCTGGACAAGATGCTCAACGACGCCCCGCGCATCGCCGCGCGGATCATCCGCGCGCTGGCCGTGGCGCTGTCGAAGCGCCTGCGGATGCAGGACGGCCAGCGTCTCTCGCAACAGGTCTAG
- a CDS encoding S9 family peptidase: protein MHTRPKPPIARPAQAADPYAWLQERDAPEVLAYLEQENTYQQACLADQAELREQLFEEIKGRILETDLSLPSPWGPYLYYTRTTAGDEYPRHYRCPRPADDSNRVDESAEQLLLDPNALANGGFLALGAFNVSPDHRLLAYSLDTSGDEVYTLYVKDLDSGSVATLPFDDCDGSLTWANDSRTLFFAELDDTHRPWRLRRHTSGETDASTVFEEPDGRFFLHCYRASSERQLVLLLNSKTTSEAWVLDAATPQADFTCLAPRVEGHEYFPDHGQLDGQWRWFIRSNQDGINFALFHAPADQVPSRAQWQVLVPHRDDIMLEGLSLNASALSLSLREGGLPIIEVRPQGLPAYRVELPDAAYSLYVQDSLEFSSTRIRLRYEALNRPAQVRQLELASGEQQVLKQTPVLGRFDADDYVSQRLWATAKDGTQVPISLVRRRQDLDREVPLYLYGYGAYGESLDPWFSHARLSLLERGVAFAIAHVRGGGELGEAWYRAGKQEHKQNSFDDFIACAEHLIAQGVTRTEQLAISGGSAGGLLMGAVLNQRPELFRCAIAEVPFVDVLNTMLDPELPLTVTEYDEWGNPEEPEVYARIKAYAPYENVKAQAYPAILVVAGYNDSRVQYWEAAKWVARLRTCKTDDNLLLLKTEMGAGHGGMSGRYQGLKDVALEYAFVFNELGVV from the coding sequence ATGCATACCAGACCCAAGCCCCCCATCGCCCGCCCTGCCCAAGCCGCCGATCCCTACGCCTGGCTGCAGGAGCGCGACGCCCCAGAAGTGCTGGCCTACCTGGAGCAGGAAAACACCTACCAGCAAGCCTGCCTCGCCGACCAGGCCGAGCTGCGCGAACAGCTGTTCGAAGAGATCAAGGGCCGTATCCTCGAAACCGACCTGTCGCTCCCCTCCCCCTGGGGTCCCTACCTCTACTACACCCGCACCACGGCGGGCGACGAATACCCGCGCCACTACCGCTGCCCGCGCCCGGCCGACGACAGCAACCGCGTCGACGAAAGCGCCGAGCAACTGCTGCTCGACCCCAACGCCCTGGCCAACGGCGGTTTCCTCGCCCTGGGCGCGTTCAATGTCAGCCCCGATCATCGCCTGCTGGCCTACAGCCTCGACACCAGCGGTGACGAGGTCTACACCCTGTACGTCAAGGACCTGGACAGCGGCAGCGTCGCCACCCTGCCCTTCGACGACTGCGACGGCAGCCTGACCTGGGCCAACGACAGCCGCACGCTGTTCTTCGCCGAACTGGACGACACCCACCGCCCGTGGCGCCTGCGCCGCCACACATCGGGTGAAACCGACGCGAGCACCGTGTTCGAAGAGCCGGACGGGCGTTTCTTCCTGCACTGCTACCGCGCAAGTTCCGAACGCCAGCTGGTGCTGCTGCTCAACAGCAAGACCACCAGCGAAGCCTGGGTGCTCGATGCCGCCACGCCACAGGCCGACTTCACCTGCCTGGCGCCGCGGGTCGAGGGCCACGAATACTTCCCCGACCACGGCCAGCTCGACGGCCAGTGGCGCTGGTTCATCCGCAGCAACCAGGACGGCATCAACTTCGCCCTGTTCCACGCCCCGGCCGACCAAGTGCCCAGCCGCGCACAATGGCAGGTGCTGGTGCCGCACCGTGACGACATCATGCTCGAAGGCCTGAGCCTGAACGCCTCGGCGCTGTCACTGAGCCTGCGTGAGGGCGGCCTGCCGATCATCGAAGTCCGCCCCCAGGGCCTGCCGGCCTATCGCGTCGAACTGCCCGACGCCGCCTACAGCCTCTACGTGCAGGACAGCCTGGAGTTCTCCAGCACACGCATCCGTCTGCGCTACGAAGCGCTCAACCGGCCGGCCCAGGTCCGCCAACTGGAGCTGGCCAGTGGCGAGCAGCAGGTGCTCAAGCAGACCCCGGTCCTCGGTCGCTTCGATGCCGACGACTACGTCAGCCAACGCCTGTGGGCGACCGCCAAGGACGGCACCCAGGTGCCGATCAGCCTGGTGCGCCGCCGTCAGGACCTGGACCGCGAGGTGCCGCTGTACCTCTACGGCTACGGCGCCTATGGCGAGAGCCTCGACCCCTGGTTCTCCCACGCCCGCCTGAGCCTGCTCGAGCGCGGCGTGGCCTTTGCCATCGCCCATGTGCGCGGCGGCGGCGAGCTGGGTGAGGCCTGGTACCGGGCCGGCAAGCAGGAGCACAAGCAGAACAGCTTCGACGACTTCATCGCCTGCGCCGAACACCTGATCGCCCAGGGCGTCACCCGCACCGAGCAACTGGCGATCAGCGGCGGCAGCGCCGGCGGCCTGCTGATGGGCGCAGTGCTCAACCAGCGCCCTGAGCTGTTCCGCTGCGCCATCGCCGAGGTGCCTTTCGTCGATGTGCTCAACACCATGCTCGACCCCGAGCTGCCGCTGACCGTCACCGAGTATGACGAGTGGGGCAACCCCGAGGAGCCTGAGGTGTACGCACGGATCAAGGCCTATGCCCCGTACGAGAACGTCAAGGCCCAGGCTTACCCGGCCATCTTGGTGGTGGCCGGCTACAACGACAGCCGCGTGCAGTACTGGGAGGCGGCCAAGTGGGTAGCGCGCCTGCGCACCTGCAAGACCGACGACAACCTGTTGCTGCTCAAGACCGAAATGGGCGCCGGCCACGGCGGCATGAGCGGGCGCTACCAGGGGCTGAAGGACGTGGCCCTGGAATATGCGTTCGTCTTCAATGAGCTGGGTGTGGTGTAA
- a CDS encoding class II glutamine amidotransferase, translated as MCELLGMSANVPTDIVFSFTGLMQRGGRTGPHRDGWGIAFYEGRGLRLFQDPAASSESEVANLVQRYPIKSEVVIGHIRQANVGKVCLSNTHPFVRELWGRNWCFAHNGQLADFSGEKTFYRPVGDTDSEAAFCDLLNRVRAAFPEPVEVEALLPVLVEACAGYRAKGVFNCLLSDGDWLFCFCSTKLVHITRRAPFGAARLKDVDLIVDFQSETTPNDVVTVIATEALTENETWQRYEPGQWALWRHGECVAKG; from the coding sequence ATGTGTGAATTGCTGGGCATGAGTGCCAATGTTCCCACCGATATCGTCTTCAGCTTCACCGGCCTGATGCAGCGTGGCGGGCGTACCGGTCCGCACCGCGACGGCTGGGGCATCGCCTTCTACGAAGGGCGTGGCCTGCGCCTGTTTCAGGACCCGGCCGCGAGCAGCGAGTCGGAGGTGGCCAACCTGGTGCAGCGTTACCCGATCAAGAGCGAAGTGGTTATTGGCCATATCCGCCAGGCCAACGTCGGCAAGGTCTGCCTGTCCAACACCCACCCCTTCGTGCGTGAGCTCTGGGGGCGCAACTGGTGCTTCGCGCACAATGGCCAGCTCGCCGATTTCAGTGGCGAGAAGACGTTCTACCGCCCGGTCGGCGACACCGACAGCGAGGCGGCCTTCTGCGACCTGCTCAACCGCGTGCGTGCGGCATTCCCTGAACCGGTGGAGGTCGAGGCGCTGCTGCCGGTGCTGGTCGAGGCCTGCGCCGGGTATCGTGCGAAGGGCGTGTTCAACTGCTTGCTCAGCGACGGCGACTGGCTGTTCTGCTTCTGTTCGACCAAGCTGGTACATATCACCCGGCGCGCGCCTTTTGGTGCTGCACGGTTGAAAGATGTCGACCTGATCGTGGATTTTCAATCGGAAACCACGCCCAATGACGTGGTCACGGTGATCGCCACCGAGGCCCTGACCGAAAACGAGACCTGGCAGCGTTACGAGCCGGGTCAATGGGCCCTGTGGCGGCACGGCGAGTGCGTCGCCAAAGGCTAA
- a CDS encoding DUF2937 family protein, whose product MFRSYLRLLLFTFGLLAGVQVPGLVKDYSQRVEAHMLESREALAGFQETAERFFNGDLQALVRHYRTSDDPVFNSDANSIESLVIRNQLLENEWQALQGSWASRSWHVLAQADPQLREETLKGYSYQILLVPEAIGWGIASGFLLAFLVESLLLGIGWVILGGRRRAVKESWR is encoded by the coding sequence ATGTTCAGAAGTTACCTGCGGTTGCTGCTGTTCACTTTCGGCCTGCTGGCCGGTGTCCAGGTGCCTGGGCTGGTCAAGGACTACAGCCAGCGGGTCGAGGCCCACATGCTCGAGTCGCGCGAAGCGCTGGCGGGCTTCCAGGAAACTGCCGAGCGCTTCTTCAACGGCGACCTGCAGGCATTGGTGCGCCATTACCGCACCAGTGACGACCCGGTGTTCAACAGTGACGCCAACAGCATCGAAAGCCTGGTGATTCGCAACCAGTTGCTGGAAAACGAATGGCAGGCGCTGCAAGGCAGTTGGGCCAGCCGCAGTTGGCATGTGCTGGCGCAGGCCGATCCGCAGCTGCGTGAAGAGACGCTCAAGGGCTACAGCTACCAGATCCTGCTGGTGCCCGAGGCGATCGGCTGGGGGATCGCCAGCGGCTTCCTGCTGGCGTTCCTGGTCGAGAGCCTGTTGCTGGGGATCGGCTGGGTGATCCTGGGCGGGCGGCGCCGGGCGGTGAAGGAAAGCTGGCGCTAG